A single genomic interval of Camelina sativa cultivar DH55 chromosome 11, Cs, whole genome shotgun sequence harbors:
- the LOC104727690 gene encoding uncharacterized protein LOC104727690 produces MSMAIKFFTLFFYFHFVESSTAKNIQSEFFYKVGDDGRLTLRTPHELSGNEYVHMFVRKMEDLQREADEKYPLWKSTNYLERSLFLLKKAQEFVELWDERRKSQIAGNPSLYLALRNKVQGDLWPVHYDYCRQSEGTNILTYMMYDFCRQSEGANLLKYMTYSLSPEAANGLVPPMINYSSPCFLVRFFVGLSFWFRGLF; encoded by the coding sequence ACTTCCATTTCGTTGAATCATCCACCGCAAAAAATATCCAGAGTGAGTTTTTCTATAAGGTCGGCGACGATGGAAGACTAACACTGAGGACACCACATGAATTATCAGGGAACGAATATGTCCATATGTTTGTAAGGAAGATGGAAGATTTGCAACGTGAAGCAGACGAGAAATACCCGCTCTGGAAATCTACAAATTACTTGGAGcgatctttgtttcttctgaaGAAAGCTCAGGAATTTGTTGAGCTTTGGGACGAGCGGCGGAAGAGCCAAATTGCGGGAAACCCATCTCTATACCTTGCCTTGCGCAACAAGGTTCAAGGTGACTTGTGGCCTGTACACTATGATTACTGTCGTCAATCTGAGGGCACAAATATCTTGACGTACATGATGTATGATTTTTGTCGTCAATCTGAGGGTGCAAATCTCCTCAAGTACATGACATATAGCCTCAGTCCAGAAGCTGCAAATGGTTTAGTTCCTCCAATGATTAATTACTCTAGTCCTTGTTTCCTAGTTAGGTTTTTTGTAGGTCTTTCGTTTTGGTTTAGAGGCTTATTTTag
- the LOC104727691 gene encoding aspartyl protease UND-like: MGCNDQALGHSYTGTGILGLGFGNFSIVEKLGSKFSFCIGRIREHGSTHNLILGDGANIQGNPTMISISRGHYMFQLESILVGEKITLDYPLQVYLDTGSTISHLSEGLYKDIVDKVKNIIGVEPLRGESLPQKSLLCYAIDASKIPEDIDIGFIFEGGAELSVDVRSLFILLKQGTLCLAIDENPEEDDEIIIGAAALQGYNIGYDIKAKMVYLQKQNCNM, encoded by the coding sequence ATGGGATGTAATGATCAAGCTTTGGGTCACAGCTACACAGGAACAGGCATATTAGGCCTCGGCTTTGGAAATTTCTCCATTGTAGAGAAGCTCGGCTCCAAGTTCTCATTTTGCATTGGTCGAATACGAGAACATGGTTCTACTCACAACTTGATACTTGGGGATGGAGCAAACATACAAGGAAATCCCACCATGATTAGTATCAGCCGTGGCCATTACATGTTTCAGTTGGAGTCCATTCTTGTTGGAGAGAAGATAACGTTGGACTACCCACTCCAAGTCTATCTTGACACGGGCTCAACTATATCTCACTTGTCAGAAGGTTTGTATAAAGATATCGTGGATAAAGTCAAAAATATTATAGGAGTGGAACCACTTCGAGGAGAATCACTTCCACAAAAATCATTGCTATGTTACGCAATTGATGCTTCAAAAATACCAGAGGATATCGATATTGGTTTCATATTTGAGGGAGGAGCCGAATTGAGTGTGGATGTTCGAAGTTTATTCATACTACTTAAGCAGGGAACTTTATGTTTGGCGATTGATGAGAATcctgaagaagatgacgaaATCATAATTGGGGCTGCTGCTCTGCAAGGGTACAATATAGGTTATGACATAAAAGCAAAAATGGTTTATCTACAAAAACAGAATTGTAATATGTAG